The Bradyrhizobium sp. WBAH42 genome includes a window with the following:
- a CDS encoding transglutaminase-like cysteine peptidase — METAARSRAFRAILVMCGLILLGSAAELRAGTLLSPGAGVLVRKSAEPFGVFAFAISSGSLQQKWSALKDKLDDDMVQLALCDGDRDNCASPAALELLAIVDQARARDGRARLGEINRAINLAIHAANDGSADLWSSPLATFARGAGDCEDYAIAKLAALRLAGIASEDLRMVVVRDVRAGEAHAIAAAKLDGQWLMLDNRRMAMVRDDATRSYQPLFVLHQSAVLKYVDEPVQVSMAAAEAR; from the coding sequence ATGGAGACCGCTGCTCGCTCGCGCGCCTTTCGCGCAATCCTTGTCATGTGCGGCTTGATCCTGCTCGGCTCGGCCGCCGAGCTTCGCGCCGGCACGCTGCTCTCGCCGGGCGCCGGCGTCCTCGTGCGCAAATCCGCCGAACCGTTTGGCGTGTTCGCCTTCGCCATCTCATCCGGCAGCCTGCAGCAGAAATGGTCCGCGCTGAAGGACAAGCTCGACGACGACATGGTGCAGCTCGCGCTGTGCGACGGCGACCGGGACAATTGCGCTTCACCCGCGGCGCTCGAGCTGCTCGCCATCGTCGATCAGGCCCGCGCCCGCGACGGCCGTGCGCGGCTCGGCGAGATCAACCGCGCCATCAATCTCGCCATCCATGCCGCCAACGACGGCAGCGCCGACCTCTGGAGCTCGCCGCTTGCGACCTTCGCGCGCGGCGCCGGCGATTGCGAGGACTATGCCATCGCCAAGCTGGCCGCGCTGCGGCTGGCGGGAATTGCCTCTGAAGACCTCCGCATGGTCGTGGTGCGCGACGTCAGGGCCGGCGAGGCGCACGCCATTGCCGCAGCAAAGCTCGACGGCCAATGGCTCATGCTCGACAATCGCCGCATGGCGATGGTCAGGGACGACGCAACGCGGAGCTATCAGCCGCTGTTCGTGCTCCACCAATCGGCCGTGCTGAAATATGTCGACGAGCCGGTACAGGTCTCGATGGCGGCCGCCGAGGCGCGTTGA